One Mugil cephalus isolate CIBA_MC_2020 chromosome 8, CIBA_Mcephalus_1.1, whole genome shotgun sequence genomic window carries:
- the fkbp15b gene encoding FK506-binding protein 15 isoform X1: MFAGDDEDGDFLSPSGGAKLASLFGLDQEASQGNESFQYTAPKQPKKSSSSAPANQKASPPGAPAVLFASAVQAFRYINGQYTKQGKLGAAVLGSHTTKEYKLLLYLSQQKQVTTAKIHVGFDFTVQPNNYCTFYDDQRQNWSLMFESEKTASDFCKEVCLAKANSASSLDVVVVQDLSLGEGQAVENGDSLEVVYTGWLLQNYTIGQMFDSNQNKDKLLRLKLGAGKVIKGWEEGMIGIKKAGRRLIVIPPSLAYGSKGVPNRVPPNSTLIFEAELNRVKFSKDSGSDRASASSRDSAAPSPAPSPALSMEHLAPESSVEAAASGPGRPGPEPPLRTKSNSLSEQLANPDSTKAKLISRMAKMGQPMLPFLAGAAGQPESSDSELEDTSGSRAKDRLAAPSPVQITNAAPPSVHVQSHPHAAPTSALLPVMTTVAPQPGMPGNSHAFQPYPYTQTSAAPSQLQPVGQVYPAQTVPYMGSGDVTSFLMTEARQHNTEIRLAVGKVADKVDQLASKVDDLQRQGSLSAGVSGMSMETSMIMHNIQRIIQENDCLKKEVFEKSSRIEEQNRKIGDLINQNQRYMEQSHVLLEQRNDSLKSTSEQNQARLLQAEQDKHALPLDLGSGQVRLTEDLASSTARVSQLQLEASAHQQKAVELQTKLSSALQDSESHCQRITALETQLEELKEEAEKAQTQYRSEKQKRKEMELRVNTVDEELQDLKTDKENLERALLERKKKWQAERQRRDEEVEELRKSSQQELDNLRTQLRKARTSSDNAASEQLSQLQLELEEEWKGKSQQALASAKEQHSRELLELTEQRDALQNKLTQLQEKFTALKQSRDSEEQSLQQQQRQSEELQALQEKYRALELQGKAVREKLERRVAELEKNAEEQEGSGDTAAEVKRVMNGVFHTLRGEFDLSESYSGQAVLSVIVSTIKNVTLQLLSGTDKPSLKPSKKEEEAEEAEEEEDDEEESETVKQREETPPQIVHVNGQREVKEEEKEEEKVEDVHVTEVQQVSETQMVQEDAAAEEETETEKETVTETETVTETARLAEPSEPTAPHPLPPTDLSPQDTATTQSEVKQEHKQHSEHSEISTEEKDTSRSAGLDDGPDERAPPEDGLEPVSEENAVMSSKADPESVEDGEHVEEIKADSQSTFGPPVNPPPPPEAPQNSSREDASPTGGIGEKNGEKPFFQIPTPAKPPAVPSEEEEEDEMSLKGRPPPAPLFGDEDDEDDDLDWLN, from the exons TGCCAAGTTGGCGTCCCTGTTTGGACTAGACCAGGAAGCCAGTCAGGGGAACGAGTCGTTCCAGTACACGGCCCCGAAACAGCCTAAAAAAAGCTCCAGCTCAG caccagccaatcagaaagcaTCTCCTCCTGGAGCTCCTGCAGTGTTATTTGCCTCAGCAGTCCAAGCCTTCAGATA TATTAACGGACAATACACCAAGCAGGGGAAGCTGGGGGCAGCCGTACTGGGCAGCCACACAACAAAAGAG TACAAGCTGCTTCTGTACTTGAGCCAACAGAAACAAGTTACCACGGCCAAGATTCACGTGGGCTTTGATTTCACG GTTCAGCCTAACAATTACTGCACTTTTTATGATGACCAGAGGCAGAACTGGTCCCTGATGtttgaatcagaaaaaactGCATCTGACTTCTGCAAAGAG GTATGCTTGGCGAAAGCAAACAGTGCGTCTTCTTTAGATGTTGTGGTGGTTCAGGACCTGAGTCTTGGTGAGGGCCAAGCGGTGGAAAATGGAGACTCTCTGGAGGTGGTGTACACAGGCTGGCTCCTGCAGAACTACACCATCGGACAG ATGTTTGACTCCAACCAGAACAAAGACAAGTTGCTGCGACTCAAACTCGGAGCTGGGAAGGTGATcaaa GGCTGGGAGGAAGGGATGATTGGAATCAAGAAGGCAGGCCGTCGTCTCATCGTTATACCGCCCAGCCTAGCATACGGATCCAAAGGAGTCCCAAACCGAGTCCCACCTAACAGCACTCTCATCTTTGAAGCGGAGCTAAATCGG GTGAAGTTTTCTAAGGACAGTGGCTCTGACAGGGCCAGTGCCAGCTCCAGAGACTCTGCTGCTCCCTCCCCTGCCCCCTCCCCGGCCCTCAGCATGGAACATCTGGCCCCGGAGTCTTCAGTAGAAGCAGCTGCCTCAGGTCCAGGCAGACCCGG GCCAGAGCCGCCTCTACGTACAAAGTCAAACTCTCTGAGTGAACAGCTGGCG AATCCAGATTCCACCAAAGCCAAGCTAATCTCTCGCATGGCGAAGATGGGTCAGCCTATGTTGCCCTTTCTGGCAGGAGCAGCCGGCCAGCCTGAATCTAGTGACTCAGAGCTTGAG GACACCAGTGGCAGCAGAGCGAAGGATCGGCTTGCAGCTCCGTCTCCGGTGCAGATCACTAACGCTGCTCCACCTTCTGTACACG tccAGTCTCACCCTCATGCTGCTCCAACCTCTGCCTTACTTCCTGTCATGACCACGGTTGCCCCACAGCCTGGGATGCCAGGCAACAGCCACGCCTTCCAG CCTTATCCCTACACACAGACCTCTGCAGCCCCgtctcagctgcagcctgtTGGCCAGGTCTACCCTGCACAAACTGTCCCGTACATGG GTTCCGGGGATGTTACTTCCTTTTTAATGACTGAGGCCCGGCAGCACAACACAGAGATTCGGTTAGCTGTTGGGAAAGTAGCAGATAAAGTAGATCAGCTGGCCTCCAAG GTTGATGACCTTCAAAGGCAGGGAAGTCTGTCTGCGGGCGTGTCTGGTATGTCCATGGAAACGTCCATGATCATGCACAACATCCAAAGAATTATCCAG GAAAATGATTGCTTGAAAAAGGAAGTGTTTGAGAAAAGCTCTCGCATTGAGGAACAAAACCGCAAGATCGGGGATCTCATCAACCAGAACCAGAG GTACATGGAGCAGAGTCATGTTCTTCTGGAGCAGAGGAACGACTCCCTCAAATCAACCAGTGAACAGAACCAGGCCAGGCTCCTGCAGGCGGAGCAGGACAAG CATGCTCTACCTCTGGACCTGGGCTCTGGCCAG GTCCGATTGACCGAGGACCTGGCCTCCTCCACGGCGCGTGTGTCTCAGCTGCAgctagaagcttcagctcaccAGCAGAAGGCCGTGGAGCTGCAGACCAAACTGAGCTCAGCGCTTCAAGACAGTGAGAGCCACTGTCAACGCATCACTGCCCTGGAGACACAGCTGGAAG AGCtgaaggaggaagcagagaaggCCCAGACTCAGTACCGCTCAGAGAAGCAAAAACGCAAAGAGATGGAGCTGAGAGTCAACACGGTGGACGAGGAGCTGCAGGACCTGAAGACCGATAAAGAAAACCTAGAACGA GCACTTttagagaggaagaagaagtggcaGGCAGAGCGCCAGCGTCGggacgaggaggtggaggagctccGCAAGAGCAGCCAGCAGGAGCTGGACAACCTCCGGACTCAACTCCGCAAAGCCAGAACCAGCAGTGACAACGCTGCATCTGAGCAG TtgtctcagctgcagctggagctggaggaggagtggaaggGGAAGAGTCAGCAGGCGTTGGCTTCGGCTAAAgagcagcacagcagagagctGCTCGAGCTGACCGAACAGAGAGATGCTCTGCAGAACAAGCTAACTCAGCTGCAGGAAAAG TTTACAGCTTTGAAGCAGTCGAGAGACTCTGAGGAACAGAGTCTGCAACAACAGCAAAGGCAAAGCGAAGAGCTTCAAGCCCTTCAGGAAAAA TACAGAGCTCTGGAGCTGCAGGGAAAAGCTGTACGGGAGAAGTTGGAAAGACGAGTGGCTGAACTGGAGAAGAAcgctgaggagcaggagggtTCAGGGGATACTGCAGCAGAG GTGAAGCGTGTGATGAACGGAGTGTTTCATACTCTGCGAGGGGAGTTTGACCTTAGTGAATCTTACAGTGGCCAGGCTGTGCTCAGTGTAATCGTCTCTACCATTAAA aATGTAACTCTGCAGCTGCTCAGTGGAACTGACAAACCATCCCTGAAACCATctaagaaggaagaggaggcggaggaggcagaggaggaggaggacgatgaagaAGAAAGTGAGACTGTGAAACAAAGGGAGGAAACACCTCCCCAGATTGTACATGTGAATGGACAAAGAgaagtcaaagaagaagaaaaggaggaagaaaaggtggAAGATGTACATGTGACTGAGGTCCAACAAGTCAGTGAGACTCAGATGGTTCAGGaagatgcagcagcagaggaggagacggagacggagaaggAGACAGTAACTGAGACGGAGACAGTAACTGAGACGGCACGTCTGGCAGAGCCTTCAGAACCCACTGCTCCGCATCCACTTCCACCCACTGACCTCAGTCCACAAGatacagcaacaacacaatCTGAAGTGAAGCAGGAGCACAAACAACACTCTGAACACTCTGAAATCTcgacagaagaaaaagacaccAGCAGGTCTGCAGGTCTGGATGATGGGCCTGATGAGAGAGCACCGCCTGAGGACGGACTTGAGCCTGTGTCAGAAGAAAATGCTGTAATGAGTAGCAAGGCAGACCCAGAGAGTGTGGAAGACGGGGAGCatgtagaagaaataaaagctgattcTCAGAGCACCTTTGGACCTCCCGTcaacccacctcctccaccgGAAGCACCCCAGAACAGCTCGAGAGAAGACGCAAG TCCGACTGGGGGAATTGGTGAGAAAAATGGAGAGAAGCCATTTTTCCAGATCCCAACTCCCGCCAAGCCCCCCGCAGTACCcagcgaggaggaagaggaggatgaaatg AGCTTGAAGGGGCGTCCGCCACCAGCCCCTCTGTTTGGTGATGAGGACGATGAGGATGATGACCTGGACTGGCTGAACTGA
- the fkbp15b gene encoding FK506-binding protein 15 isoform X2, whose protein sequence is MFAGDDEDGDFLSPSGGAKLASLFGLDQEASQGNESFQYTAPKQPKKSSSSAPANQKASPPGAPAVLFASAVQAFRYINGQYTKQGKLGAAVLGSHTTKEYKLLLYLSQQKQVTTAKIHVGFDFTVQPNNYCTFYDDQRQNWSLMFESEKTASDFCKEVCLAKANSASSLDVVVVQDLSLGEGQAVENGDSLEVVYTGWLLQNYTIGQMFDSNQNKDKLLRLKLGAGKVIKGWEEGMIGIKKAGRRLIVIPPSLAYGSKGVPNRVPPNSTLIFEAELNRVKFSKDSGSDRASASSRDSAAPSPAPSPALSMEHLAPESSVEAAASGPGRPGPEPPLRTKSNSLSEQLANPDSTKAKLISRMAKMGQPMLPFLAGAAGQPESSDSELEDTSGSRAKDRLAAPSPVQITNAAPPSVHVQSHPHAAPTSALLPVMTTVAPQPGMPGNSHAFQPYPYTQTSAAPSQLQPVGQVYPAQTVPYMGSGDVTSFLMTEARQHNTEIRLAVGKVADKVDQLASKVDDLQRQGSLSAGVSGMSMETSMIMHNIQRIIQENDCLKKEVFEKSSRIEEQNRKIGDLINQNQRYMEQSHVLLEQRNDSLKSTSEQNQARLLQAEQDKVRLTEDLASSTARVSQLQLEASAHQQKAVELQTKLSSALQDSESHCQRITALETQLEELKEEAEKAQTQYRSEKQKRKEMELRVNTVDEELQDLKTDKENLERALLERKKKWQAERQRRDEEVEELRKSSQQELDNLRTQLRKARTSSDNAASEQLSQLQLELEEEWKGKSQQALASAKEQHSRELLELTEQRDALQNKLTQLQEKFTALKQSRDSEEQSLQQQQRQSEELQALQEKYRALELQGKAVREKLERRVAELEKNAEEQEGSGDTAAEVKRVMNGVFHTLRGEFDLSESYSGQAVLSVIVSTIKNVTLQLLSGTDKPSLKPSKKEEEAEEAEEEEDDEEESETVKQREETPPQIVHVNGQREVKEEEKEEEKVEDVHVTEVQQVSETQMVQEDAAAEEETETEKETVTETETVTETARLAEPSEPTAPHPLPPTDLSPQDTATTQSEVKQEHKQHSEHSEISTEEKDTSRSAGLDDGPDERAPPEDGLEPVSEENAVMSSKADPESVEDGEHVEEIKADSQSTFGPPVNPPPPPEAPQNSSREDASPTGGIGEKNGEKPFFQIPTPAKPPAVPSEEEEEDEMSLKGRPPPAPLFGDEDDEDDDLDWLN, encoded by the exons TGCCAAGTTGGCGTCCCTGTTTGGACTAGACCAGGAAGCCAGTCAGGGGAACGAGTCGTTCCAGTACACGGCCCCGAAACAGCCTAAAAAAAGCTCCAGCTCAG caccagccaatcagaaagcaTCTCCTCCTGGAGCTCCTGCAGTGTTATTTGCCTCAGCAGTCCAAGCCTTCAGATA TATTAACGGACAATACACCAAGCAGGGGAAGCTGGGGGCAGCCGTACTGGGCAGCCACACAACAAAAGAG TACAAGCTGCTTCTGTACTTGAGCCAACAGAAACAAGTTACCACGGCCAAGATTCACGTGGGCTTTGATTTCACG GTTCAGCCTAACAATTACTGCACTTTTTATGATGACCAGAGGCAGAACTGGTCCCTGATGtttgaatcagaaaaaactGCATCTGACTTCTGCAAAGAG GTATGCTTGGCGAAAGCAAACAGTGCGTCTTCTTTAGATGTTGTGGTGGTTCAGGACCTGAGTCTTGGTGAGGGCCAAGCGGTGGAAAATGGAGACTCTCTGGAGGTGGTGTACACAGGCTGGCTCCTGCAGAACTACACCATCGGACAG ATGTTTGACTCCAACCAGAACAAAGACAAGTTGCTGCGACTCAAACTCGGAGCTGGGAAGGTGATcaaa GGCTGGGAGGAAGGGATGATTGGAATCAAGAAGGCAGGCCGTCGTCTCATCGTTATACCGCCCAGCCTAGCATACGGATCCAAAGGAGTCCCAAACCGAGTCCCACCTAACAGCACTCTCATCTTTGAAGCGGAGCTAAATCGG GTGAAGTTTTCTAAGGACAGTGGCTCTGACAGGGCCAGTGCCAGCTCCAGAGACTCTGCTGCTCCCTCCCCTGCCCCCTCCCCGGCCCTCAGCATGGAACATCTGGCCCCGGAGTCTTCAGTAGAAGCAGCTGCCTCAGGTCCAGGCAGACCCGG GCCAGAGCCGCCTCTACGTACAAAGTCAAACTCTCTGAGTGAACAGCTGGCG AATCCAGATTCCACCAAAGCCAAGCTAATCTCTCGCATGGCGAAGATGGGTCAGCCTATGTTGCCCTTTCTGGCAGGAGCAGCCGGCCAGCCTGAATCTAGTGACTCAGAGCTTGAG GACACCAGTGGCAGCAGAGCGAAGGATCGGCTTGCAGCTCCGTCTCCGGTGCAGATCACTAACGCTGCTCCACCTTCTGTACACG tccAGTCTCACCCTCATGCTGCTCCAACCTCTGCCTTACTTCCTGTCATGACCACGGTTGCCCCACAGCCTGGGATGCCAGGCAACAGCCACGCCTTCCAG CCTTATCCCTACACACAGACCTCTGCAGCCCCgtctcagctgcagcctgtTGGCCAGGTCTACCCTGCACAAACTGTCCCGTACATGG GTTCCGGGGATGTTACTTCCTTTTTAATGACTGAGGCCCGGCAGCACAACACAGAGATTCGGTTAGCTGTTGGGAAAGTAGCAGATAAAGTAGATCAGCTGGCCTCCAAG GTTGATGACCTTCAAAGGCAGGGAAGTCTGTCTGCGGGCGTGTCTGGTATGTCCATGGAAACGTCCATGATCATGCACAACATCCAAAGAATTATCCAG GAAAATGATTGCTTGAAAAAGGAAGTGTTTGAGAAAAGCTCTCGCATTGAGGAACAAAACCGCAAGATCGGGGATCTCATCAACCAGAACCAGAG GTACATGGAGCAGAGTCATGTTCTTCTGGAGCAGAGGAACGACTCCCTCAAATCAACCAGTGAACAGAACCAGGCCAGGCTCCTGCAGGCGGAGCAGGACAAG GTCCGATTGACCGAGGACCTGGCCTCCTCCACGGCGCGTGTGTCTCAGCTGCAgctagaagcttcagctcaccAGCAGAAGGCCGTGGAGCTGCAGACCAAACTGAGCTCAGCGCTTCAAGACAGTGAGAGCCACTGTCAACGCATCACTGCCCTGGAGACACAGCTGGAAG AGCtgaaggaggaagcagagaaggCCCAGACTCAGTACCGCTCAGAGAAGCAAAAACGCAAAGAGATGGAGCTGAGAGTCAACACGGTGGACGAGGAGCTGCAGGACCTGAAGACCGATAAAGAAAACCTAGAACGA GCACTTttagagaggaagaagaagtggcaGGCAGAGCGCCAGCGTCGggacgaggaggtggaggagctccGCAAGAGCAGCCAGCAGGAGCTGGACAACCTCCGGACTCAACTCCGCAAAGCCAGAACCAGCAGTGACAACGCTGCATCTGAGCAG TtgtctcagctgcagctggagctggaggaggagtggaaggGGAAGAGTCAGCAGGCGTTGGCTTCGGCTAAAgagcagcacagcagagagctGCTCGAGCTGACCGAACAGAGAGATGCTCTGCAGAACAAGCTAACTCAGCTGCAGGAAAAG TTTACAGCTTTGAAGCAGTCGAGAGACTCTGAGGAACAGAGTCTGCAACAACAGCAAAGGCAAAGCGAAGAGCTTCAAGCCCTTCAGGAAAAA TACAGAGCTCTGGAGCTGCAGGGAAAAGCTGTACGGGAGAAGTTGGAAAGACGAGTGGCTGAACTGGAGAAGAAcgctgaggagcaggagggtTCAGGGGATACTGCAGCAGAG GTGAAGCGTGTGATGAACGGAGTGTTTCATACTCTGCGAGGGGAGTTTGACCTTAGTGAATCTTACAGTGGCCAGGCTGTGCTCAGTGTAATCGTCTCTACCATTAAA aATGTAACTCTGCAGCTGCTCAGTGGAACTGACAAACCATCCCTGAAACCATctaagaaggaagaggaggcggaggaggcagaggaggaggaggacgatgaagaAGAAAGTGAGACTGTGAAACAAAGGGAGGAAACACCTCCCCAGATTGTACATGTGAATGGACAAAGAgaagtcaaagaagaagaaaaggaggaagaaaaggtggAAGATGTACATGTGACTGAGGTCCAACAAGTCAGTGAGACTCAGATGGTTCAGGaagatgcagcagcagaggaggagacggagacggagaaggAGACAGTAACTGAGACGGAGACAGTAACTGAGACGGCACGTCTGGCAGAGCCTTCAGAACCCACTGCTCCGCATCCACTTCCACCCACTGACCTCAGTCCACAAGatacagcaacaacacaatCTGAAGTGAAGCAGGAGCACAAACAACACTCTGAACACTCTGAAATCTcgacagaagaaaaagacaccAGCAGGTCTGCAGGTCTGGATGATGGGCCTGATGAGAGAGCACCGCCTGAGGACGGACTTGAGCCTGTGTCAGAAGAAAATGCTGTAATGAGTAGCAAGGCAGACCCAGAGAGTGTGGAAGACGGGGAGCatgtagaagaaataaaagctgattcTCAGAGCACCTTTGGACCTCCCGTcaacccacctcctccaccgGAAGCACCCCAGAACAGCTCGAGAGAAGACGCAAG TCCGACTGGGGGAATTGGTGAGAAAAATGGAGAGAAGCCATTTTTCCAGATCCCAACTCCCGCCAAGCCCCCCGCAGTACCcagcgaggaggaagaggaggatgaaatg AGCTTGAAGGGGCGTCCGCCACCAGCCCCTCTGTTTGGTGATGAGGACGATGAGGATGATGACCTGGACTGGCTGAACTGA
- the fkbp15b gene encoding FK506-binding protein 15 isoform X3 → MFAGDDEDGDFLSPSGGAKLASLFGLDQEASQGNESFQYTAPKQPKKSSSSAPANQKASPPGAPAVLFASAVQAFRYINGQYTKQGKLGAAVLGSHTTKEYKLLLYLSQQKQVTTAKIHVGFDFTVQPNNYCTFYDDQRQNWSLMFESEKTASDFCKEVCLAKANSASSLDVVVVQDLSLGEGQAVENGDSLEVVYTGWLLQNYTIGQMFDSNQNKDKLLRLKLGAGKVIKGWEEGMIGIKKAGRRLIVIPPSLAYGSKGVPNRVPPNSTLIFEAELNRVKFSKDSGSDRASASSRDSAAPSPAPSPALSMEHLAPESSVEAAASGPGRPGPEPPLRTKSNSLSEQLANPDSTKAKLISRMAKMGQPMLPFLAGAAGQPESSDSELEDTSGSRAKDRLAAPSPVQITNAAPPSVHVQSHPHAAPTSALLPVMTTVAPQPGMPGNSHAFQPYPYTQTSAAPSQLQPVGQVYPAQTVPYMGSGDVTSFLMTEARQHNTEIRLAVGKVADKVDQLASKVDDLQRQGSLSAGVSGMSMETSMIMHNIQRIIQENDCLKKEVFEKSSRIEEQNRKIGDLINQNQRYMEQSHVLLEQRNDSLKSTSEQNQARLLQAEQDKHALPLDLGSGQVRLTEDLASSTARVSQLQLEASAHQQKAVELQTKLSSALQDSESHCQRITALETQLEELKEEAEKAQTQYRSEKQKRKEMELRVNTVDEELQDLKTDKENLERALLERKKKWQAERQRRDEEVEELRKSSQQELDNLRTQLRKARTSSDNAASEQLSQLQLELEEEWKGKSQQALASAKEQHSRELLELTEQRDALQNKLTQLQEKFTALKQSRDSEEQSLQQQQRQSEELQALQEKYRALELQGKAVREKLERRVAELEKNAEEQEGSGDTAAEVKRVMNGVFHTLRGEFDLSESYSGQAVLSVIVSTIKNVTLQLLSGTDKPSLKPSKKEEEAEEAEEEEDDEEESETVKQREETPPQIVHVNGQREVKEEEKEEEKVEDVHVTEVQQVSETQMVQEDAAAEEETETEKETVTETETVTETARLAEPSEPTAPHPLPPTDLSPQDTATTQSEVKQEHKQHSEHSEISTEEKDTSRSAGLDDGPDERAPPEDGLEPVSEENAVMSSKADPESVEDGEHVEEIKADSQSTFGPPVNPPPPPEAPQNSSREDARA, encoded by the exons TGCCAAGTTGGCGTCCCTGTTTGGACTAGACCAGGAAGCCAGTCAGGGGAACGAGTCGTTCCAGTACACGGCCCCGAAACAGCCTAAAAAAAGCTCCAGCTCAG caccagccaatcagaaagcaTCTCCTCCTGGAGCTCCTGCAGTGTTATTTGCCTCAGCAGTCCAAGCCTTCAGATA TATTAACGGACAATACACCAAGCAGGGGAAGCTGGGGGCAGCCGTACTGGGCAGCCACACAACAAAAGAG TACAAGCTGCTTCTGTACTTGAGCCAACAGAAACAAGTTACCACGGCCAAGATTCACGTGGGCTTTGATTTCACG GTTCAGCCTAACAATTACTGCACTTTTTATGATGACCAGAGGCAGAACTGGTCCCTGATGtttgaatcagaaaaaactGCATCTGACTTCTGCAAAGAG GTATGCTTGGCGAAAGCAAACAGTGCGTCTTCTTTAGATGTTGTGGTGGTTCAGGACCTGAGTCTTGGTGAGGGCCAAGCGGTGGAAAATGGAGACTCTCTGGAGGTGGTGTACACAGGCTGGCTCCTGCAGAACTACACCATCGGACAG ATGTTTGACTCCAACCAGAACAAAGACAAGTTGCTGCGACTCAAACTCGGAGCTGGGAAGGTGATcaaa GGCTGGGAGGAAGGGATGATTGGAATCAAGAAGGCAGGCCGTCGTCTCATCGTTATACCGCCCAGCCTAGCATACGGATCCAAAGGAGTCCCAAACCGAGTCCCACCTAACAGCACTCTCATCTTTGAAGCGGAGCTAAATCGG GTGAAGTTTTCTAAGGACAGTGGCTCTGACAGGGCCAGTGCCAGCTCCAGAGACTCTGCTGCTCCCTCCCCTGCCCCCTCCCCGGCCCTCAGCATGGAACATCTGGCCCCGGAGTCTTCAGTAGAAGCAGCTGCCTCAGGTCCAGGCAGACCCGG GCCAGAGCCGCCTCTACGTACAAAGTCAAACTCTCTGAGTGAACAGCTGGCG AATCCAGATTCCACCAAAGCCAAGCTAATCTCTCGCATGGCGAAGATGGGTCAGCCTATGTTGCCCTTTCTGGCAGGAGCAGCCGGCCAGCCTGAATCTAGTGACTCAGAGCTTGAG GACACCAGTGGCAGCAGAGCGAAGGATCGGCTTGCAGCTCCGTCTCCGGTGCAGATCACTAACGCTGCTCCACCTTCTGTACACG tccAGTCTCACCCTCATGCTGCTCCAACCTCTGCCTTACTTCCTGTCATGACCACGGTTGCCCCACAGCCTGGGATGCCAGGCAACAGCCACGCCTTCCAG CCTTATCCCTACACACAGACCTCTGCAGCCCCgtctcagctgcagcctgtTGGCCAGGTCTACCCTGCACAAACTGTCCCGTACATGG GTTCCGGGGATGTTACTTCCTTTTTAATGACTGAGGCCCGGCAGCACAACACAGAGATTCGGTTAGCTGTTGGGAAAGTAGCAGATAAAGTAGATCAGCTGGCCTCCAAG GTTGATGACCTTCAAAGGCAGGGAAGTCTGTCTGCGGGCGTGTCTGGTATGTCCATGGAAACGTCCATGATCATGCACAACATCCAAAGAATTATCCAG GAAAATGATTGCTTGAAAAAGGAAGTGTTTGAGAAAAGCTCTCGCATTGAGGAACAAAACCGCAAGATCGGGGATCTCATCAACCAGAACCAGAG GTACATGGAGCAGAGTCATGTTCTTCTGGAGCAGAGGAACGACTCCCTCAAATCAACCAGTGAACAGAACCAGGCCAGGCTCCTGCAGGCGGAGCAGGACAAG CATGCTCTACCTCTGGACCTGGGCTCTGGCCAG GTCCGATTGACCGAGGACCTGGCCTCCTCCACGGCGCGTGTGTCTCAGCTGCAgctagaagcttcagctcaccAGCAGAAGGCCGTGGAGCTGCAGACCAAACTGAGCTCAGCGCTTCAAGACAGTGAGAGCCACTGTCAACGCATCACTGCCCTGGAGACACAGCTGGAAG AGCtgaaggaggaagcagagaaggCCCAGACTCAGTACCGCTCAGAGAAGCAAAAACGCAAAGAGATGGAGCTGAGAGTCAACACGGTGGACGAGGAGCTGCAGGACCTGAAGACCGATAAAGAAAACCTAGAACGA GCACTTttagagaggaagaagaagtggcaGGCAGAGCGCCAGCGTCGggacgaggaggtggaggagctccGCAAGAGCAGCCAGCAGGAGCTGGACAACCTCCGGACTCAACTCCGCAAAGCCAGAACCAGCAGTGACAACGCTGCATCTGAGCAG TtgtctcagctgcagctggagctggaggaggagtggaaggGGAAGAGTCAGCAGGCGTTGGCTTCGGCTAAAgagcagcacagcagagagctGCTCGAGCTGACCGAACAGAGAGATGCTCTGCAGAACAAGCTAACTCAGCTGCAGGAAAAG TTTACAGCTTTGAAGCAGTCGAGAGACTCTGAGGAACAGAGTCTGCAACAACAGCAAAGGCAAAGCGAAGAGCTTCAAGCCCTTCAGGAAAAA TACAGAGCTCTGGAGCTGCAGGGAAAAGCTGTACGGGAGAAGTTGGAAAGACGAGTGGCTGAACTGGAGAAGAAcgctgaggagcaggagggtTCAGGGGATACTGCAGCAGAG GTGAAGCGTGTGATGAACGGAGTGTTTCATACTCTGCGAGGGGAGTTTGACCTTAGTGAATCTTACAGTGGCCAGGCTGTGCTCAGTGTAATCGTCTCTACCATTAAA aATGTAACTCTGCAGCTGCTCAGTGGAACTGACAAACCATCCCTGAAACCATctaagaaggaagaggaggcggaggaggcagaggaggaggaggacgatgaagaAGAAAGTGAGACTGTGAAACAAAGGGAGGAAACACCTCCCCAGATTGTACATGTGAATGGACAAAGAgaagtcaaagaagaagaaaaggaggaagaaaaggtggAAGATGTACATGTGACTGAGGTCCAACAAGTCAGTGAGACTCAGATGGTTCAGGaagatgcagcagcagaggaggagacggagacggagaaggAGACAGTAACTGAGACGGAGACAGTAACTGAGACGGCACGTCTGGCAGAGCCTTCAGAACCCACTGCTCCGCATCCACTTCCACCCACTGACCTCAGTCCACAAGatacagcaacaacacaatCTGAAGTGAAGCAGGAGCACAAACAACACTCTGAACACTCTGAAATCTcgacagaagaaaaagacaccAGCAGGTCTGCAGGTCTGGATGATGGGCCTGATGAGAGAGCACCGCCTGAGGACGGACTTGAGCCTGTGTCAGAAGAAAATGCTGTAATGAGTAGCAAGGCAGACCCAGAGAGTGTGGAAGACGGGGAGCatgtagaagaaataaaagctgattcTCAGAGCACCTTTGGACCTCCCGTcaacccacctcctccaccgGAAGCACCCCAGAACAGCTCGAGAGAAGACGCAAG AGCTTGA